The following coding sequences are from one Coturnix japonica isolate 7356 unplaced genomic scaffold, Coturnix japonica 2.1 chrUnrandom700, whole genome shotgun sequence window:
- the CALU gene encoding calumenin, with protein MCPIGDMYSHDGDADEPEWVKTEREQFVEFRDKNRDGKMDQQETRDWILPADYDHAEAEARHLVYESDQDKDGRLTQDEIVSKYDLFVGSQATDFGEALVRHDEF; from the exons ATGTGTCCCATAGGAGACATGTACAGCCACGACGGAGACGCCGACGAACCCGAGTGGGTGAAGACGGAGCGGGAGCAGTTTGTGGAGTTCAGGGACAAGAACCGCGACGGGAAAATGGACCAGCAGGAAACGCGCGACTGGATCCTGCCCGCGGACTATGACCACGCCGAGGCCGAGGCCCGGCACCTCGTCTACGAGTCCGACCAGGACAAG GACGGCCGTCTGACGCAGGATGAGATCGTGTCCAAGTACGACCTGTTTGTGGGCAGCCAGGCCACCGACTTTGGGGAGGCGCTGGTTCGACACGACGAGTTCTGA